The genomic window GGACCGGCGCGCGGCCTCCCTGCGCCGCGCCGTCTCGGCCGCGTCGTACACGATGTTCGGCGCCGCGAACGGGGCGGTCAGCTCGGAGACGGCCTTCCGGAGCCCGGCGTCATGGAAGCTCGCAGAGGCGACCGCCCGGATCGCCGCCGCGATCGTGCTTTCGGTGTGGAACCCCCGCACGCGCGCGATCGCCTCGTCGTCCGCGCGGAGGACCATCACGGTCTCGTCGGGCGAGAGCGGCGGCGCGCCCGGCCCTCCGATGATGCCCCTCTGGTGCAGAGAGAGAAGAAGCTGGCGCGCGCGCTCCTCGACGGCCGTCGCCCGCGACGGCGACAGGAGGACGCGCCGCGTCGTGTCGCTCAGCGCCGGCCCGAGCTGCCCGAGCAGGTCGAGCTTCTGGCGCTCCGGCTCGCCGCCCGACCGGACCCGGTGCGCGGCCGTGAGGAAGTCGCCGAACCGCTTCCTCGCGGCGTCCTGCGCGGCGGGATCGAGCCGGAACACGGGGACCACGCTGGCTTCGGCCATCGCCCGCTCGTCCCGGAGCGCCTCGGGCGACTTCAGCACGTCGAAGTCGAACGGCGCGACGACGTCCTCGCGCGCCACCTGACCGACCTGGAAGGCGATGCGGCCGCCGGGGACGGGCCGCGGGAAGAGCATCTCGAACAGGACCAGGACGGCCGCGATGGCGCCGATCCCGGCGAGCGTCCGCGGCCTGAGCATGGCGCGCGGCGTGATCTCGTTCGCCGGCTCCGCCTCCAGGACGACACGGTCGGCCCGTGGGCGCACGTCGCGCCGCCGCTCAAGCCACCATGCCATCAGCCTTCCTCCTGCTGCGCCCTGGCTTCCTTCGCCTCCGCGTACCGCTCGAACGCCTTGATGATCTCGCGCACCAGCCGGTGTCGCACGACGTCGGCGTCGGTCAGGTACACGAACGCAATGCCCTCGATGCCCGCCAGAATGCTCTGGATCCTCACGAGGCCGGACATGTCCTGGTTCGCGAGGTCGATCTGCGTGATGTCGCCCGTGATGACCGCGCGCGAGTTGAACCCGAGCCTGGTGAGGAACATCTTCATCTGCGGCATCGTGCTGTTCTGCGCCTCGTCGAGGATGACGAAGGCGTCGTTGAGCGTGCGGCCGCGCATGTACGCGAGCGGGATGACCTCGATCGTCCCGACCTCCGTGAGGCGCTTGACGCGCTCGGGGTCCATCATCTCGCGGAGCGCGTCGTAGAGCGGCCTGAGGTAGGGCGCGATCTTCTCCTGGAAGTCGCCGGGGAGGTAGCCGAGGCTCTCGCCCGCCTCGACCGCGGGACGCACGAGGATGATCCGCTCGACCTCCTTCGCCCGCAGCGCGGCCACGGCCATGGCGACCGCGAGGTACGTCTTGCCGGTCCCCGCCGGGCCGATGGACACGACGATGTCGTGCGTCCGCATGGCCTCGACGTACTTCTCCTGGCCGGCGGTCTTGGCTTCAACGGGCTTCTTGAGCCCCTCGAGCCGCGCGCCCGACGCGTAGAAGCGGCTGAGCTCGTCGCCGCGGTTCGAGCGGACCATGCGGATCGCGTACGCGACGTCCTCGCCCCACACGGACTTGCCGCGCCGGATAAGGTCCGCGAGCTCGTTCAGGATGCGCTCGATGTCACGGACCTCGGCGTCCTCGCCCGAGACCGTCACCTCGTTGTCGCGCGCCGTCACCGTCGCATGAAACGAGTCCTGGATCATCCTGAGGTTCGCGTCGTTCCGGCCCAGGAGCAGCACGGGGTCGATGTCATCGAACGACATTCTGCGCTTCATCGGTCCTCGCGAGGAATCGGGCCCTGCGCGAAACGAGCCCCCGGTCGGCCGCCATGCCGACCGGGAGCCCGTCGCCAAGGCCCGCTACACGCCCTGTGCGAACCGCTTCCCTCGAATGCCCTGCCTCCCCTCGGACGCGCCGGACTCCACGACCTGCCGCGGCGCTAGCGCGGGACCACCAGGACCTGACCGGGCTTGAGCACGTTCGGATCCCTGATGCGGTCCCGGTTCGCCTCGTACAGCCTCGTCCACTGCGGACCGCTGCCGTAGACCTCCCAGTAGCCCGCGATCTTCCACAGGCTCTCCCCGGGCTTCACCTCGACCTGGGTCGGCCAGTCCCTTGGAATGGTCAGCTCCTGACCCGGCCGGATGAGGTTCGGGTCGCCCCCGATGACGCCCCGGTTCGCGCGGTAGATCCTGCGCCACTTCAGGCGGTCCAGGTAGATCTCCTCGAGCGCCGAGATCTTCGTGAGGTAGTCTCCCCGCTGGACGACGTACGTCCTCGGCAGGCCCTCGAAGTAGTCGACCTCGCTCTGGAGCGCCGCCGTCTCGAACGCGAGGCGCTCGTGCTCGGGCCTGAGCTGGGCGAGCCGCTCGTTGAGCTCGCGCGACGCCGCCTGT from Candidatus Effluviviaceae Genus I sp. includes these protein-coding regions:
- a CDS encoding PhoH family protein is translated as MKRRMSFDDIDPVLLLGRNDANLRMIQDSFHATVTARDNEVTVSGEDAEVRDIERILNELADLIRRGKSVWGEDVAYAIRMVRSNRGDELSRFYASGARLEGLKKPVEAKTAGQEKYVEAMRTHDIVVSIGPAGTGKTYLAVAMAVAALRAKEVERIILVRPAVEAGESLGYLPGDFQEKIAPYLRPLYDALREMMDPERVKRLTEVGTIEVIPLAYMRGRTLNDAFVILDEAQNSTMPQMKMFLTRLGFNSRAVITGDITQIDLANQDMSGLVRIQSILAGIEGIAFVYLTDADVVRHRLVREIIKAFERYAEAKEARAQQEEG
- a CDS encoding LysM peptidoglycan-binding domain-containing protein, with product MKPGESLWKIAGYWEVYGSGPQWTRLYEANRDRIRDPNVLKPGQVLVVPR